The genomic interval ATCATGCTCTTAGATTATAATAATAGATTTTTGTAGCACTGATTATATGTCCTATAACTGCCTTAGTCATTTTatacagcaatttgccaacagttcatttgtttaatttattaaagaatgacacatcatactttttattcatttattattacgTTTGAAGTTACAAAGTTAGCACTAATGATACAGCAGCTTTAAGCAtcattgtttctctctcttaaagAAAAATAGTTCAGCTTATGTTATTAAAGAATAACTGTTACTGTTAAATAACTGTAACCTCTCACACTGGAGATTGCTTtcataaaaatttttttatacatttttaaacattatacatattatatattgttctttgttaaataacattactttttaaaaacatctttATGACGGGGCTTACATTACTAAATTACTCACAAGTCATTCTGTTATAGATCTGATAATTCCTTATGACCAGTAAGAactgagaattcagcagcactgaaaagtgtttaatcagtcacactCTGGATCAGAGAGTAAGATGTAGTTTATGTTATAATTTATCTTCAGTGcctgttctgttttgttgaaacaaaaacatgatgTCATGATTATGCAATCCAAAgcataatcataatcattaaTCCAATCTATACATATTAGCAGATACGTTCTCTCAcctataatcacactcattcacacatgcactctctctctcacacacacacacacacacacacacactcacacacacactcatgcacattcAATCCCATCAGGCTAATTAGTGTTGACGGACTGCTCCACTTAATCCTGCACTGTATGAGTGTGCCTGTTTCAGTAGCTGACGTCtgcctgtgtgtttttgtgtgtgtgtgtgtgtgtttgactgggCTACAGGCCCTTTGTCTCGGGCGCCGAGTTGCCGCTCAGTCCTCGCCATAAACAGGCCAAACAATTGCTGGAGCGTGCTCGCATGAAAGCCCGCTCGAACCCGCTGAAAGCTGACCACACCATCCTACCCGTCCAGAGGGACAAGCCGTGAGTgtgctctctttttttctctctgtatagGTCTTATTCTCTCTCCTTTGTAGAATACTAGGATCTGAAGTGGTGGGGGATGTCAACCAGAGTAGCTTAAGTGCTGATAGGCAGGGAGTCCACCGTTAAAATGGTGAAGAACACTGCCATAATTGGTATTGTAACTTTTCTGTGGTTTAATTATGAGAGGTTGTaaaattgtatgtgtgtgtgttttatttgctgtggagtgtgttgtagATGTATGAGGGATGTAGTTCGGATGATGCTATCTAGTCCTTTTCAGCAGCAACaggtccatctctctctctctctctctctctctctctcataattcagttgaattttatttttatttttacagcacTTTTAATATCTTACTGTCATGAAGAAGATTCacatctataaatatatattgtttgtttGCACAAATATATTAATGCAGTTGTCAGTGAATTTCTTAGTATTATATCTGTTCTATTTAATATCTGTGTTAAATAGTTTCTTCTTATTTAATATATCTAACATACGTAGCTTGACAGGGAACTGCACTGCATCTCATcgtacaatgacaataaaggtATTTGTATTCAAATAGACCCCCTACTGAGCAAGCCCCAGGCAcgaatgaaaaggaaaaacctCTTGACACAGCATAGCGTGGAGAAAGGCTCTGCATCTGGTCAGTGCCAGATAGTGTAATTTTGATGTTAGACTGATACATTGCTAAATTGCAGGTAGTTTATACAACATATTGTGATAATCAACATAAACAATATTGTTATGTGGTCACTTCAacatattctttttcttttgttaggAGATTGTGAGGTGGTGACATTGTCTCCCACACAAAACTGATCTTAATAGTAACAACAAGTAATTGCACTTTTCAGTGAGTGAGAGCAGcagaatttttaataaaatacactgCAAGAAAAATCGCATTGcttggatataaaaaaaaattctagtcAGCTCGCTATAAGCaagaatgtaaatatttgaatTAACTTGCATTTAACTTGCGATAAGTTGCATCCTTTGCATTTTGATTCAAATGTGAAAAAACATAAATTAACCAAGCAGAAAGAACATCATGTTTGGTCCAGCAGCCAAATGTTTCTAGTGTTTTTTAACATGGTGGTTGACTAGATCTGTGACCAATCAATGGCCTGCACTTTTTTCTAGCTCCTCCCACATCTTCTGTTAGTGATTTCTGTACCCTGGCAATTAAAGTAAGCAACTTCAGTAAACAACACGTCACACAGAAATGACAAAATGCTGGATCATGGTTCTGTTATCACATTGTGCTATACAGCACTGTCTGGTGGAAATTGTTTCTTATTTTGTCCAAATATCATGAAGCATTGTGTGTATTATTCGCAGACAAAGTAATCCCATAATTGTGTTCAcatgttgtttgtgttttgtgataTTGTTGCTGTGCTAAGGTGTAATCAAACATCAGGCAATGACTGCGATTTAGAAGCATGAGGTGCACAtgctgtgtttatgtattggttATACATCTGTGTATAATAAACCCATTATGTAGTTTATATGTTTTCACAAAATGGGCATTCCTTTCTTAGTCTTACAGTATATTGTTGTGTATAGAAGACAATATACTAGATATCAGATCACATAATCAGCAGCCCTTTAGTGATAAGCATAAATTAAATCATGCTACTAAACAGAGTAGACAATGCCTCAGCCTTTTCAAAGACACATACTCACTTCTGTTCATGATAGCGGAGTTGAATAAAGCATGTTGAATTATACAACATTTACACAAGGCCAGCGTCTCTGATCTTCATCTATTATCATACAGGGCCATATTCGGTACCCCCCTAGATCCCTTGCCACCACCCACCCattcaaacacagacacacagacacagacacacagacacagacacacacacacacacacacaccttgaataAGTGAGTCATTCTAATAGCCACTCCTTGTTTGTTAAGAAACTACCTCTTTTTTGAGGCTACATTCAAAACAGATTGCTATTGTTTTCTGAATGATTTTGATGAGTTTTTGCAATAAGCATACTCTCATTAAGCATTATAGTACATTATAATGTTCAAACTGCTATTAGAGTTATAAATGCGGGGTTCTGCATATTGCCTATATTCAGTTAATTGCTAATTTAACAGGTAAACCTAGTTTCAGCTGTGGATTAAGTTTAAACAGGGTATCTGTcataagttcaaatcccagcctTACCACAACTATCCATGACTGGGAGCCAAGGGAGCAAATAATTTGCCATATTCTTTAGTTATAAGGCATGGCATCATTCTTTCCCCTGTTAGTCATACTGACACTAGCCAGTCATTGGTGTGTATGAGCTCATGCTTGTGGAGGAGAGTTGAGTTCAAAAATGTGGTTGGCTGGCATCATGTGTCATGGAGGAAGCTAATCTTCTCGGTTTGTAGCCGTTGTATGATTGAAGAGAgctggattgtgacagtgatttGACAGATGAACAAATCTGGGGggggaattattattattattattattattatatatttattattattattattattattattattattattattattattattattttgtattgctGAAGATACCTCCTGAGATGGCACCTGTTAAATGATTTTCTCTCACTTTTTGCTTAGTTTACAATAATACTCCAGAGTTAAAGTTGCCTTGGAATCATGTTTGCAAATGCTAGTGAACAGATATTGTAGAAATAGTGGCTCAGTATGTTATTATACAGCAGGAGTGCATTATTATGAAGTATTAATATGAAGTATGCAGGGAATGCTGTGGTGTTTTAGTCAAAACAGAGGGAGGAATTCCAGAGGAATTTAGCCTCGAATCAGTGTCTCATTGTTGGAAATCTCCAGCCACTTTGGCATGTGGCCTGGGTTTTTCTGCATATGTCTCTGTGTTCTAGAGTTCAACAGCTTATTTACAGTTTGCTGTGTAATTATACAAACTCATAACTGCATGTTGTTTTATCACAATTATCATAAAATGTTAAACCAAAGCACTGTTGAACTCTTGATTTTGAcaggtcagaagatgttgattaacTTACACAGTGACTAATGAGGTAGACATTCtacataaacagatttttaataaTTGTAGCTTTGTGTGAGTAGAcagtttatttagcatttatagGAGTTTCCctcatgggaaagtcttcaggataaTGGGCTGAGTTTGTCTTATTAATTTTAGGAGAGAtaataaagagaggctggtgagggaacaactGTGTATAACTGCAAGCGACAACACACACCTGTTTCAAATGCTTAACACATTAAATGTAGCTGTAAATGGATAAGCAGTCATTCTTTTAACAAATTGGGCagaagtagctcagtggttaagatgtttgACTGCTGCTTGGTAGGtcttgagttcaaatcccaggccCTGGTgcaaggcacttaaccctcaaatgctcagttgtataaataagataaatgtaagttgctctagataagcatctgctaaatgctggaaatgtaaatgaataaataattgctCTGGTATAAGACAAACAAACCAACTTTAGACTGTTTCATGTCAGGAAACAACCTGTCACCACCCTCTTGGTGTCTATTTTCCCATGAGCAGTCCTCATGCTGGCCAAAAATACTGGTTACACAGACCCATTACAGGATTACATTATCCTtgctaaatattaaaatgatataaCCAATGTTTGTATTCAGCAGATtagtgatgttttgtgtgtgtgtgtgtgtttttgcagggAGCTGCGTTCCTGGGTCGGAGCACCTGTGCAGCAGGCTCCTCTTGCGGGTACGGAACGGGTGGCGGTTGGCTCGGGAAACCTCAGTGACTCCTCCAGCAGTGACTCAACTGGAGGCTCTCGTCGCCATCGTACGCATGGGCAGTCTCCGACACGTGTGCGTTTTCAAGATGAGTCAGAAAAAGATGCTGAAGTGCGGTACTTGGAGCGGCAGCGCAGACGAGCTGGAGAGAGGGCGCAGGGATTGCTGGTTGCCAAACCTAGTTTGGCGACATATATTAAAAGCCAAAGACCTGAGGACACATTCAAAAGCAGGAGGAGTCAGGAGAACTTACATGACGCTAATATTTACGGACCTGAGACTATAAGTCAACAGTGCAACTCTTGTGGAACAATATTGAATGGAGATTTTTCAGATTCCCGATTCTTTCAAAAGCAGTCGTTGCCTGCTAATGGAGAAACTGAGGGCAGGATGGTACCATGCTGGGTTGCACCAACGTTGCCTAACCGCCTGGTGCGAATAGAGCAGATTAAAGAGACTTACATAGGGGCCATGAGCCCTGCCATTGTGGAGAGCGATGGCACACACTGTAGAGCCTCAGGCAGTGTGGTTAATGGTAGAGGGACTCTACAGAAGCAGAAGAGAAAATGTCGTAAAAGGGATGGCAGTCCCGAGATGCTGAAGGCCACTGCTGCCAATGGACTCAGAACATCAGGATCACCAAGCATTTCCAATAATACACCTGAGTCTAATGGAAATGTAGGTCTACCCCCAAACCCATATGCCCTAGAGTCACTAGAGCTAAAGGTAGAAGGTAAAACTTGTATGAATCTTGCTAACTTTGAAGACTGCGTGCCTTCAGCAGCCTCCAGAGAAGTGCCTGGAGCTCAGTCAGTTCCCAGGCTCTCTCAGCCTGTTGCACCACCTCTCCAGTCCAAAAAATCTGCACTGAATTTGGAGAGTCCCAGGGGCCAGCGAATCATGCCttctcaacaccatcatctcacGCACATAGCCACTGTACAGGAGGGTGGGGACCAGTCAGATTTGGAGGGTATTCCACAAGGAAATTCTGATCCTCCAAAAACCACAGTAATATCTAAAAACTCCATGCTGGAGGAACTAGCAGGTAGCAACAGTGAACAGGGCCAGAGAACCATACCAGCAGGCCAGCATGGTTCCCAACAAGCAGGTCAGTCCTATATAAACAAGTGTATAATTACACCCTTCTTTTATTGGAATTTAACAGttccttttatatatataaattgtgtttcATGCAATCaaataatgcaataaatatGGATGTACTCTAATAATGGCTGTGACAATGACTGTAAAATGTGCTGCATGGACACTTTAAATATCGTTTGTAAATACATGcctaaatattacaaatatactTGCTTCAAGAAACACAATTAAACCAATTAATCtaaattctaatttaaaaatgttaaactgTCTGTTTGAAGTGTAGCTTTATCATGCAGAACAACACTGCCTGCAAAACGAGTTCTGGTTGTCCACAATGTCTACCACTTTACAGCtttcagtgatacagtgaagAATGTTCATATGTATAGATTACAGTAAGTCATGTTATGTACCAAATCTGACCGGAAAGTCTGCATTAAATTCCTTACTGGATTTGAATTAAGGCAGActtttatgggaatttttttggGTAAGAAAAACTTTGTTATTGGTGAGTTTAATTAGAGCAAAACTAAATACATGAACATGGAACACTAGACATGTGGCATTTTTATCCCAGTTTATCCCTTAAAATCCTATTTCTGAAATGTGATCAATAAGCCATGTGTAAGTTACTGGACAAAATTATGTGAGGAATGAAAATGTACTACACACAGAGCAAACCGAACCTATTattcacataaacatacactgtTGCTGACatctttttatcatttattatgtaAGGAATGATACCCAACAGGTTGAgctgttataataaaataatcggTGACAaggcagagttactgttaccaccccaaagttgattattttcaatTTACCCATTTATATTGAATGCTGTTGATCTTCCAAAAAAATATAGTTCCAGTTATCACTGGTATTATATCTTTAAACTATCAGGTGACCTTCTCTTTTCACTTTCTTAAATTAATAAGACACAAAAATGCAGTTTAGTTACTTTACTGAGATATAAAATCTGTTCGTGTAAAGCATCCGTTATGCAAGTTCCTGAGTAAGCTGTTACATTAGAAAGATAATGTATTGCATTAACGAGTGCATTATTATAAACCTTGGAGTGTGAAATATTTTCAGaggtgctgttatagaaaacttaTCAACATTtcccaaccaatcagaattgagaatttaacagtgctgtggtataatttGATGTAAACTACTGGGGTAAATCTTGCCATGCTGAGCATACTGAATGTTGACTGCCGCTTCACAGAATGTATGTAGTCAGTAtggtggatgtgtgtttgtgtcaagCTCCAGATAGAGCAGGGATTTTGTTGTCAGCAGATTGGTGGAGTCACAGCCCTCTAATCTCTCTGAGCTCTGAGCACAGTGGGACTCTCAGCATGGCATTCATTCAGCCCTgttcacccctctctctctctctctctctcctgtctgctTTTTCTGAACCTgggcctctctgtctgtctgactcttaTCTATGGCTCTTTCATGGTTTTCATGGTTGCACTTGTACATTCAAACTAAGCTtaatcacttcacacacacacacacacacacacacacacacactgaggttcAACTCcatttcatataataatatGCAGATTTCATCCAATCAGTACCTCTGTGATCTAATTAGTAAACTTTTCCCCAGGTTTGGCACAGGACCGAATCAGAGTGGAGGTAGCAGCTAGCACTGCCAAAACATCTGTGAACAATGGACATGTTGAAGGACCTATCAGGGCAGAGGAGCAAAGGGAGGACAGACCAAGACCTTCACTGTGAGTcattaaaaaagagagacagacagaaattcaTACAGAAGATAACAGAAAGATCTTTCAGGCAGGTCAGGATTGGTCTAAAGATCCTGGCAGTACTTTGCAATCCTAGAAAAATGTACTTATAAAAAAGTAATTTTGGTGTAGGCTGTAGGTTATTCAGCTCCTTTTTTCATTTCTGGGCCACAAATCTACAAAGAGCTGGACCAGACTGGACAGAAAAGTAGGTCAGAAGAAAGGTCAGAATGAGCCAAGTGCTTAGTTTAATTCTGATCATGACATCACTGCTCCCTGCTGGTGAAAACAGGATTACACAAACCCAATATTGAAAAATTCAGAGCAGAGTGTAGAACTAGAATCATTCATTATCTACATGTTATACTCCACAGTACCCCGATCATAGGATCAAACCATAGATCATGGATCATGAAGCTGTTAGCTGGAAATATTTCCGTCTTCCCAAACTGATATCAGATAAATTCAAAGTATCTGATATCTGAACATAAATATTccattattacattacattattattaaaacactgGGCTTAAAAACGGTCCAGTTTTTCAATGAGtctgatagcctcagattcctgttcttagcTGACAGGAGTGAACCCTGATGAGTTCTTCTGCTGTTATAGCTCATCCTCCTCAAGGACTGTAGAGACTTTTGTatatgaaaatcccaggagatcagcagtttatgaaatacacaaacaagcctgtctggcaccaacaaccatgccacggtTAGAATTGCAGAGatcaatttttttcccccattctgatgtttgatgtgaacacttattgaagctcttgacctacatctgtgtgattttatgAATTGTGCTGCCACCATGCAATTGGCTGAATAGACAACTGCACTGATGAGCAGGTatacagatgttcctaataaagtggacagcaagtgtgtatgtgtcttgtAATGTATACTAGGACAGTCTTGTATCTACAGGCTTACTTGCTTAACAAGTGGtcagtttatttaatatattgatttaaataacactatgtaacaaattttttacttttttcttgttcctgggaaataagtgttacTTCCCCAGtctttgtaacccaaataaagagaaaaaacccatcttggccatgaaagtttgggttagttttgggcagttttctttagtaaaatgggctaattttgaggtttttgttctcttaaaagcccaaacccaaacttcaaggggcttaatggttctttttttatcattttccatcaagagtaaaatcactacccaggaacaaagattgtgttacatagtgtaattggtgaatacttaaaaaaaattaactgtgtttaaaaacagctttatttgtaatataaatGTCAAATACTTTTATACACATGATCTAATCCTGTTTCAATAAGACCTCTGCCTGGCTGATTGTTTCTCTGTATTGTCACAGAAACTTGACCCCAGATGCTGAACAAAGGGAGGGTAAAGCTCAGCAGGCCCTGCGTCGCTTCTTTTCAGCCATGGGTCTTAGTGCAAGAGGGCGGCTTGGTAAGGGTCACTCCAACAGCATGGAACAGCTCAGCCCGCCACTCAAACCCAGAACAAACTCCTCAGAGTCCTCTGGCCACCCATTAAAGAAAGCACCATCGCTCCAGAACCTGCGTCTGGTTTGTCCTTTTTATACAACTCTGGTCAACATATTACTGGGCCTGTGATTTATTGTTTAATCATTTTTGGTTTAGctaatagataaaataataataataataataataataataataataat from Hemibagrus wyckioides isolate EC202008001 linkage group LG10, SWU_Hwy_1.0, whole genome shotgun sequence carries:
- the si:dkey-121a11.3 gene encoding uncharacterized protein KIAA1614, which produces MEYVIVPEESNAMVGNSHPMVRSDQECESQPPLRPTNVLRSVISSTLSSHTQLHQHASADSVPQSKVKARSERKAIWKQPFKKKEDKRLVPGFHMSAFSHTGIWGFSSSDEDMEARSEDLAIHIGEDKSTVTSIGHREAVFLESLTDDISSAKQDKPWTPPEDFWRIAKQEPLISNCGDVPGREESKSGVIPRHTVMRTDPSIQGEIKHSDSAESHPQGCRPGDLGLAGATGSELWRTESLESICSSGISLSLAERVEINRTILRQRLQKTQKKSSEGQQATINDQRMENTHSRGGLNDSDWDSGISLQDSEQSQRPFVSGAELPLSPRHKQAKQLLERARMKARSNPLKADHTILPVQRDKPELRSWVGAPVQQAPLAGTERVAVGSGNLSDSSSSDSTGGSRRHRTHGQSPTRVRFQDESEKDAEVRYLERQRRRAGERAQGLLVAKPSLATYIKSQRPEDTFKSRRSQENLHDANIYGPETISQQCNSCGTILNGDFSDSRFFQKQSLPANGETEGRMVPCWVAPTLPNRLVRIEQIKETYIGAMSPAIVESDGTHCRASGSVVNGRGTLQKQKRKCRKRDGSPEMLKATAANGLRTSGSPSISNNTPESNGNVGLPPNPYALESLELKVEGKTCMNLANFEDCVPSAASREVPGAQSVPRLSQPVAPPLQSKKSALNLESPRGQRIMPSQHHHLTHIATVQEGGDQSDLEGIPQGNSDPPKTTVISKNSMLEELAGSNSEQGQRTIPAGQHGSQQAGLAQDRIRVEVAASTAKTSVNNGHVEGPIRAEEQREDRPRPSLNLTPDAEQREGKAQQALRRFFSAMGLSARGRLGKGHSNSMEQLSPPLKPRTNSSESSGHPLKKAPSLQNLRLVSPFSQLKKSSSVQNLQSPKRKPERSNVYTPGEQPCSPALSRGLQRALSVEDVGSPSAMRSVGRVAQAFPDGTFLLELNRPPDRPFGFLISRGKGRPDSGVYVEDMGDTSTKKLYAGLLGVGDEILEVNGEKVAGLSLELVTQLMVQNDMVSIRVLRQRPPHR